The proteins below come from a single Argentina anserina chromosome 1, drPotAnse1.1, whole genome shotgun sequence genomic window:
- the LOC126799494 gene encoding U11/U12 small nuclear ribonucleoprotein 25 kDa protein-like, translating to MPQQPLNLSVMKLDGSTFDVRVSRMATVAKLIEAVKDVFDQSANEDEVISWSHVWGHFCLCYNGQKLLDYKEYIRLIGIKDGDQLRFVRHLSVNSL from the exons ATGCCTCAACAGCCTCTTAATCTCTCTGTGATGAAATTGGACGGCTCTACCTTCG acgtGCGAGTTTCAAGGATGGCAACGGTGGCCAAACTAATAGAGGCCGTGAAGGATGTTTTTGATCAGTCAGCAAATGAGGATGAAGTGATATCATG GTCACATGTTTGGGGTCATTTTTGCTTATGTTATAATGGCCAGAAGCTACTTGATTACAAGGAATATATTCGACTCATCGGAATCAAAGATGGCGATCAG CTTCGTTTTGTTCGGCATCTATCAGTTAATAGCTTATAA
- the LOC126799485 gene encoding serine/threonine-protein kinase PBL34-like, with product MDKKCGCWAVLRRGVSGSCKSSASKDSANSIPGTSLVYDAATETRYLNASNRDLLPPNEAQLSSDTPNPPPSDEKPTRQLLQFSFQELKSATGNFRPDSILGEGGFGFVFKGWIEENGTAPAKPGSGITVAVKSLKPDGLQGHREWVAEVDFLGQLHHPNLVKLIGYCIEDDQRLLVYEFMTRGSLENHLFRRTIPLPWSNRIKIALGAAKGLAFLHNAPEPVIYRDFKTSNILLDSEYTAKLSDFGLAKAGPQGDKTHVSTRVVGTYGYAAPEYVMTGHLTSKSDVYSFGVVLLEILTGRRSMDKKRPSGEQNLVSWARPYLTDKRKLFLLVDPRLELNYSIKGVHKVSQLAYDCLNRDPKTRPTMDEVVRVLTPLQDLNDLAILSHHARLSQQARRKKKPDHHGSQQQLMFTHSKSIRASPLNTGKQQRR from the exons ATGGACAAGAAGTGTGGGTGTTGGGCTGTTCTCAGACGCGGTGTTAGTGGTTCCTGCAAGTCCTCTGCTTCTAAAGACTCTGCTAACTCTATTCCTGGTACCAGTCTTGTCTATGATGCag CAACTGAAACCAGATATCTCAATGCTAGCAATAGAGACCTCTTGCCCCCTAATGAAGCCCAACTATCCTCAGATACTCCCAATCCACCACCATCAGATGAAAAGCCTACTCGCCAATTGCTCCAATTCAGTTTTCAGGAGCTAAAGTCTGCAACCGGGAATTTCAGACCTGATAGCATTCTTGGGGAaggtggatttggatttgtctTCAAAGGATGGATAGAGGAAAATGGAACAGCACCAGCGAAACCTGGCTCAGGGATTACAGTAGCAGTTAAAAGCTTAAAGCCAGATGGTCTCCAAGGCCATAGAGAATGGGTG GCTGAGGTAGACTTTCTTGGACAGCTCCATCATCCTAATCTTGTAAAGCTTATTGGGTACTGCATTGAAGATGATCAGCGGTTGCTCGTTTATGAGTTTATGACTCGTGGGAGTCTTGAGAATCATCTCTTCAGAA GGACTATACCTCTGCCATGGTCCAATAGGATTAAGATTGCACTTGGTGCAGCAAAAGGGTTGGCTTTTCTCCATAATGCTCCAGAACCAGTCATTTATAGAGATTTTAAGACATCCAACATCCTGCTTGATTCG GAATACACTGCAAAGCTTTCAGATTTTGGTTTGGCTAAAGCTGGGCCGCAAGGAGACAAGACACATGTTTCTACCAGGGTTGTTGGAACTTACGGCTATGCTGCCCCCGAGTATGTGATGACAG GACACTTGACCTCTAAAAGCGATGTTTACAGCTTCGGTGTAGTTTTACTTGAAATTTTGACAGGAAGAAGATCAATGGACAAAAAACGCCCAAGTGGGGAACAAAACCTTGTCTCTTGGGCTAGGCCATATTTAACTGACAAGCGAAAACTTTTCCTTCTTGTGGATCCACGCTTGGAGTTGAATTACTCTATCAAAGGGGTACACAAGGTCTCACAGTTGGCTTATGACTGCCTTAATAGGGACCCCAAAACCCGGCCTACAATGGATGAAGTAGTGAGGGTTCTTACTCCATTGCAGGATCTTAATGACCTTGCTATCTTGTCCCACCATGCTCGTTTATCTCAACAAGCAAGACGCAAGAAGAAACCTGATCATCATGGAAGTCAACAGCAGCTGATGTTCACTCACTCTAAGAGCATCAGAGCTTCTCCATTGAATACTGGGAAGCAGCAACGTCGATGA